Genomic window (Sulfurovum sp. NBC37-1):
AAATGTTCTATGAAATTCACGATACAAAAGTCAGTATGCGTATCAAAGCTCAGCCTGCAGCGAGCAGGAATGAATTTTGCGATATCTACGGGGAAGATGCCATCAAGATACGCATCAAGGCACCGGCAGTCGAAGGTGCGGCGAACAAAGAGCTGATGAAATTTCTTGCAAAAAGTTTCAAAGTTCCAAAAAGTGATATAATTTTCAAATCAGGACAGAACAGCAAGATCAAAATAGTTGAGTTTCCATTGACTGAAAAATTTCAAAACTGGGTTGAAACTGTGAAATAACAATACTCCGGCGTGAAGCAAATGGTATATCCACCCCTTCGGGGATAGTGCTTCTTGTCGTATTGTGGTTATACATAACATATGGAAAAAATGCAATAAAATAAAGAAGGTTATATAGAAATGGCTACAGATAAAGCATACAAAGTACTGGCCCAACAGCAGGGTATCTCCAATAAGAAGGCAAAAGAGCTGATAGATAGAGGGCTCGTATTTGTGGATGACCGAAAGGTCAGGATCGCAAGGGCTGAGATCAATACGGAGACGACATTCCGTATCGAGTACCCTGAGGACATAGAGATCCTCTACGAGGATGAAGATATCATCGCTGTGAACAAACCGGCACAAGTGGACAGTTACGAGATCCAGGATGCTATTGAAGGCGCGGAACTTCTGCACAGGCTCGACAGAGATACAAGCGGTGTGCTGCTTCTGGGCAGGAATAGAGAGTTCATAGAGAGAGCCATCAAGGAATTCAAGAACAGAAGGGTAGAGAAACATTATGTAGCCTGGGTCGATGGTGTGATCTATGAGACTGTGGAGATCGATGAACCGATCTTCACCGTCAAGAAAGGTAAAGCCTTCTCTATGATAGACCCGGTACGGGGTAAAAAAGCACATACGGTCGTACATCCCGAAGAGGTACAGGGGAAAAAGTCCAAAGTGAAGATCGATATCACGACAGGGAGGACACACCAGATTAGAGTGCACCTGGCGCATATAGGCCATCCGATCGTGGGCGACGAGCAGTATGGAAGCCGTACACAGGCCAAGCGTATTCTACTGCATTCGGCCAAAATGAAGATACTCGACTATGAATTCAATGCGAAAGAGCCTAAAGATATCGCAAGATACAAATAAACTTAAAGAGAAGTATAGAGGTAAAATAAAAATAATAATACTAGCGATGCCAATCCAACAGGTGGAACACGCCAACTG
Coding sequences:
- a CDS encoding DUF167 domain-containing protein, which translates into the protein MFYEIHDTKVSMRIKAQPAASRNEFCDIYGEDAIKIRIKAPAVEGAANKELMKFLAKSFKVPKSDIIFKSGQNSKIKIVEFPLTEKFQNWVETVK
- a CDS encoding RluA family pseudouridine synthase, which gives rise to MATDKAYKVLAQQQGISNKKAKELIDRGLVFVDDRKVRIARAEINTETTFRIEYPEDIEILYEDEDIIAVNKPAQVDSYEIQDAIEGAELLHRLDRDTSGVLLLGRNREFIERAIKEFKNRRVEKHYVAWVDGVIYETVEIDEPIFTVKKGKAFSMIDPVRGKKAHTVVHPEEVQGKKSKVKIDITTGRTHQIRVHLAHIGHPIVGDEQYGSRTQAKRILLHSAKMKILDYEFNAKEPKDIARYK